The following proteins are co-located in the Halarcobacter sp. genome:
- the leuS gene encoding leucine--tRNA ligase → MEYNPQEIEAKWQNYWNENGSFEPLNDYKKDKKYILSMFPYPSGRIHMGHVRNYCLGDAFARYYRKADFNVLHPIGWDSFGMPAENAAIKHKLHPKKWTYENIDYMRDELKALGLSFSKTREFATSDELYTKWEQEFIIKMYEEGLLYRKSTTVNWCPHDLTVLANEQLEEGCCWRCGTPVEQKEMPGYYVAITKYAQELLDDLKTLEGEWPSQVLTMQENWIGRSEGLEFTFELSKESRYKLDKQFSSYKVFTTRPDTIYGVSYSALAPEHPIVKYLVDNKLLDDDKLEAIKAMQKVSERDRATMPKEGVSLEIDVIHPLTAERIPVWVANFVLSSYGGGAVMAVPAHDQRDFEFAREYSLPIKQVIVGPDGLFDKMTEAYTGEGELVNSEGFSGLKNNKAKKSIIYHFEQNSFGTKQINYKLRDWGVSRQRYWGAPIPFVHCDDCGLVPEKTENLPIALPEDVEITGEGNPLDTHPTWKKCKCPKCGKEATRETDTLDTFVQSSWYFLRYATNPQKWTKEGVSKSDSDYWMDVDQYIGGIEHAILHLLYARFFTKVLNDLGYTNSREPFKKLLTQGMVLKDGAKMSKSKGNVVDPDLIVEKYGADTARLFILFAAPPTKELEWNDSAVDGAFRFIKKFAQRSEHITENGIANFKNIEHSSLSKDEKEARRKVYEALEKSNDVFNKTYAFNTLIASAMEAMNALQVQDNELVWAEGYYILTNILEPIIPHLSWELSENLFKRENFNDKIEVKEEVFALDSVTLAVTINGKKRCEIEVNPSASKDEILALAKESSSKWIEGKELIKEIVVPNKLVNLVVKG, encoded by the coding sequence ATGGAGTATAATCCACAAGAAATTGAGGCAAAGTGGCAAAATTATTGGAATGAAAATGGAAGTTTTGAGCCACTAAATGATTATAAAAAAGATAAAAAATATATTTTAAGTATGTTCCCATACCCAAGTGGTAGAATCCATATGGGACACGTTAGAAACTATTGCTTAGGTGATGCTTTTGCAAGATATTATAGAAAAGCAGATTTTAATGTACTTCACCCAATTGGTTGGGATAGTTTTGGTATGCCAGCAGAAAATGCAGCTATTAAACATAAACTTCATCCAAAAAAATGGACTTATGAAAATATTGATTATATGAGAGATGAACTAAAAGCTTTAGGTTTATCTTTTTCTAAAACTAGAGAGTTCGCAACTTCTGATGAATTATATACAAAGTGGGAACAAGAGTTTATTATCAAAATGTATGAAGAGGGTCTTCTTTATAGAAAATCAACAACAGTAAACTGGTGTCCACATGATTTAACTGTTTTAGCTAATGAACAATTAGAAGAGGGGTGTTGTTGGAGATGTGGAACTCCTGTAGAGCAAAAAGAGATGCCAGGATATTATGTAGCTATTACAAAATATGCTCAAGAATTACTAGATGATTTAAAAACATTAGAGGGTGAGTGGCCATCACAAGTTTTAACTATGCAAGAGAATTGGATAGGAAGAAGTGAAGGTTTAGAATTCACTTTTGAATTATCAAAAGAATCTAGGTATAAATTAGATAAACAATTCTCTTCTTATAAAGTATTTACAACTAGACCTGATACAATTTATGGTGTATCATACTCAGCTTTAGCTCCTGAGCATCCAATTGTAAAATATCTAGTAGATAATAAATTATTAGATGACGATAAATTAGAAGCTATTAAAGCTATGCAAAAAGTGAGTGAAAGAGATAGAGCAACAATGCCTAAAGAGGGTGTTTCTTTAGAGATTGATGTAATTCATCCACTTACAGCAGAAAGAATTCCTGTATGGGTTGCTAATTTTGTATTGAGTTCATATGGTGGTGGAGCAGTTATGGCAGTTCCAGCACATGACCAAAGAGATTTTGAGTTTGCAAGAGAATATAGTTTACCAATAAAACAAGTTATTGTTGGACCTGATGGTTTATTTGATAAAATGACTGAAGCTTATACAGGTGAAGGTGAATTAGTAAACTCTGAAGGTTTTAGTGGATTAAAAAATAATAAAGCTAAAAAATCAATTATTTACCATTTCGAGCAAAACTCTTTTGGTACAAAACAAATCAATTATAAATTAAGAGATTGGGGTGTATCAAGACAAAGATATTGGGGTGCACCAATCCCTTTTGTACATTGTGATGATTGTGGATTAGTTCCTGAAAAAACTGAAAACTTACCAATTGCTCTTCCAGAAGATGTAGAGATTACAGGTGAAGGGAATCCATTAGATACTCATCCTACATGGAAAAAATGTAAATGTCCAAAATGTGGAAAAGAAGCTACAAGAGAAACTGATACTCTTGATACATTTGTTCAGTCATCTTGGTACTTTTTAAGATATGCAACAAATCCACAAAAATGGACAAAAGAGGGTGTATCTAAATCTGATAGTGATTATTGGATGGATGTTGACCAATATATTGGTGGGATTGAACATGCTATTTTACATCTATTGTATGCAAGATTTTTTACTAAAGTATTAAATGACTTAGGATATACAAACTCTAGAGAACCATTTAAAAAACTTCTTACTCAAGGTATGGTTTTAAAAGATGGTGCAAAGATGTCAAAATCAAAGGGAAATGTTGTAGATCCAGACTTGATTGTAGAAAAATATGGAGCTGATACTGCTAGATTATTTATCCTTTTTGCTGCACCACCAACAAAAGAGTTAGAGTGGAATGATAGTGCAGTTGATGGCGCATTTAGATTTATTAAAAAGTTTGCACAAAGAAGTGAACATATAACTGAAAATGGTATAGCAAATTTTAAAAATATAGAACATTCATCTTTATCAAAAGATGAGAAAGAAGCTAGAAGAAAAGTTTATGAAGCTTTAGAAAAATCTAATGATGTATTTAATAAAACTTATGCATTTAATACTTTAATAGCATCTGCAATGGAAGCAATGAATGCTTTACAAGTACAGGATAATGAGCTTGTATGGGCAGAGGGTTATTATATTCTTACAAATATTTTAGAGCCAATAATTCCTCATTTATCTTGGGAATTATCTGAAAATCTTTTCAAAAGAGAAAACTTTAATGATAAAATTGAAGTTAAAGAGGAAGTTTTCGCATTAGATTCAGTAACACTAGCAGTTACAATTAATGGTAAAAAAAGATGTGAAATTGAAGTAAATCCTAGCGCATCAAAAGATGAGATTTTAGCTTTAGCAAAAGAGAGCTCATCTAAATGGATTGAAGGTAAAGAACTAATCAAAGAGATTGTTGTTCCTAATAAGCTAGTTAACTTGGTTGTAAAGGGATAA
- the secD gene encoding protein translocase subunit SecD encodes MKIFNYRLIIFILSIIFGVAFSIPSFLQTDSGKKISLGLDLQGGLHMLLGVKTDEAVTSKIKSIATSIKYFADDEEVLIEDLSIKDDTVQFTVLDKDELPKVNKMLDTIKGLDITKEDINYKIALTNKEQLRTKDLAVAQAVETIRNRLDQFGLAEPNVVRQGETDIVVELPGIKTAEDEKAARELISKPANLELMAVDEERADQVYSLTKYQAAQYGDIILEDTDNPQIKYLVKEIPILNGSQVIDAKVAFDQGNQPIINFTLNSSGARIFGDFTGKNVGKRLAVVLDGKVYSAPNIRERIGGGSGQISGGFSTVEAGNVAIALRSGALPASVELLEKRSVGPSLGADSIQASMIALISGFVIVFLFMIIYYRNAGIIANVALISNIFIIISVMAMFGATLTLPGMAGIVLTVGMAVDANVIIGERIRELLKAGMSIPKAVEDGYSNAMSAILDANITTLLVAVILYAYGTGPIKGFAVTISIGILASMLTAILGTHGIYEALLPKMTKDKNLKKWFGIK; translated from the coding sequence TTGAAAATCTTTAATTACAGACTAATTATTTTTATTTTAAGTATAATTTTTGGAGTTGCATTCTCTATCCCTTCTTTTTTACAAACTGATAGTGGCAAAAAAATCTCTTTGGGACTTGATTTACAAGGTGGTTTACATATGCTTCTTGGAGTTAAAACAGATGAAGCAGTAACTTCTAAAATTAAATCAATTGCAACTTCAATTAAATATTTTGCAGATGATGAAGAGGTGCTAATAGAGGATTTATCTATAAAAGACGATACTGTACAGTTTACAGTACTTGATAAAGATGAACTTCCAAAAGTTAATAAAATGCTAGATACTATCAAAGGTTTAGATATCACAAAAGAGGATATCAACTATAAAATTGCTCTTACAAATAAAGAACAACTAAGAACAAAAGACTTAGCTGTTGCTCAAGCAGTTGAAACAATAAGAAACAGACTTGATCAATTTGGTTTGGCTGAACCAAATGTAGTTAGACAAGGTGAAACTGATATTGTTGTTGAGTTACCAGGTATCAAAACAGCTGAAGATGAAAAAGCAGCTAGAGAGTTGATTTCAAAACCAGCAAATCTTGAACTTATGGCAGTAGATGAAGAAAGAGCTGATCAAGTATACTCTTTGACAAAATATCAAGCTGCTCAATATGGGGATATTATTTTAGAAGATACTGATAACCCTCAAATCAAATATTTAGTAAAAGAGATTCCTATTTTAAATGGAAGTCAAGTAATTGATGCAAAGGTTGCTTTTGACCAAGGAAATCAACCAATTATTAATTTTACTCTAAATAGTAGTGGTGCAAGAATATTTGGTGACTTTACAGGGAAAAATGTAGGGAAAAGACTTGCTGTTGTTTTAGATGGAAAAGTTTACTCTGCACCAAATATTAGAGAAAGAATTGGTGGAGGTTCAGGTCAAATCTCAGGTGGTTTTTCAACAGTTGAAGCGGGAAATGTTGCAATTGCTTTAAGATCAGGTGCATTACCTGCATCAGTTGAGTTACTAGAAAAAAGAAGTGTTGGACCAAGTCTTGGTGCTGATTCTATTCAAGCATCAATGATAGCCTTAATCTCAGGATTTGTAATAGTATTTTTATTTATGATTATCTACTATAGAAATGCAGGAATTATTGCAAATGTTGCTCTTATCTCAAATATATTTATTATTATTTCAGTTATGGCTATGTTTGGTGCTACATTAACACTTCCTGGTATGGCGGGTATAGTTTTAACAGTTGGTATGGCAGTTGATGCCAATGTAATTATTGGTGAAAGAATTAGAGAACTTTTAAAAGCAGGCATGTCTATTCCAAAAGCTGTTGAAGATGGATATTCAAATGCAATGAGTGCAATTCTTGATGCTAATATTACTACACTTTTAGTTGCAGTAATTCTTTATGCTTATGGTACAGGACCTATTAAAGGGTTTGCTGTAACAATTTCAATTGGTATCTTAGCATCTATGTTAACAGCAATTTTAGGTACACATGGAATTTATGAAGCCTTATTGCCAAAAATGACAAAAGACAAAAACTTAAAAAAATGGTTTGGGATTAAATAA
- a CDS encoding DUF6394 family protein, producing MDWGKVTYIFFSLMSLTTTAGFLYEPNAVALFLAAGVNVISTILKIGVKNLLAAELLASSLVADLHLIPAFMVLTFIGDEPMSTSLAIGAVVANLFSIALALIESAKSQDKEEY from the coding sequence ATGGATTGGGGTAAGGTAACTTATATATTCTTTTCGCTCATGTCTTTAACTACTACAGCAGGTTTTTTATATGAACCAAATGCAGTTGCACTTTTTTTAGCGGCAGGTGTTAATGTTATATCAACAATATTAAAAATCGGTGTTAAAAACCTACTAGCAGCAGAGTTATTAGCTAGTTCATTAGTTGCAGACTTACATCTTATTCCTGCATTTATGGTATTAACATTTATCGGAGATGAACCAATGTCTACATCTCTTGCAATTGGAGCAGTTGTAGCAAATTTATTCTCAATAGCTTTAGCTTTAATTGAGAGCGCAAAAAGTCAAGATAAGGAAGAGTATTAA
- the secF gene encoding protein translocase subunit SecF, whose translation MEIFKSGKIYDFMGKRIPFLGLSSLLIIASIVLLITKGVNFGIDFAGGTIVQVKYEKPAPIDKIRDVLNNTNYKGSSITEFGSPEEVVIRITGSSSNLANDIGDEMHKILDSTGNFEVRRVDMVGPKVGGELREKGLMALGLSLIIILIYVSFRFEWRFAIASILALAHDITIALGAISLFNVEVNLDILAAILTILGYSLNDTIIVFDRIREGISTSKENILNSVVNESVSRTLSRTTLTSLTTFFVVATLFAFGGEIIHGFAFTMLVGIIVGTYSSIFIAASFLVQLKFSIANFREKEAEKVKRQKEKEKIRAMYEKGTV comes from the coding sequence ATGGAAATTTTTAAAAGTGGAAAAATTTATGATTTTATGGGTAAGAGAATCCCATTTCTTGGCTTATCAAGTTTATTAATTATAGCTTCAATTGTATTATTAATTACAAAAGGGGTAAATTTCGGTATTGATTTTGCCGGTGGAACTATTGTACAAGTTAAATACGAAAAACCAGCCCCAATAGATAAGATTAGAGATGTATTAAATAATACAAACTATAAAGGTTCATCAATTACAGAATTTGGTTCACCTGAAGAGGTTGTTATTAGAATTACAGGTTCATCTTCAAATTTAGCAAATGATATTGGTGATGAGATGCATAAAATTCTTGATTCAACAGGTAACTTTGAAGTAAGAAGAGTTGATATGGTTGGGCCAAAGGTTGGTGGAGAGCTTAGAGAAAAAGGTTTAATGGCTTTAGGATTATCATTAATCATAATCTTAATTTATGTTTCATTTAGATTTGAATGGAGATTTGCCATTGCATCAATATTAGCTTTAGCTCATGATATTACAATCGCTTTAGGTGCGATATCTCTTTTCAATGTTGAAGTAAACTTAGATATTCTAGCTGCAATTCTAACTATCTTAGGATACTCTCTAAACGATACAATTATTGTATTTGATAGAATTAGAGAAGGGATTTCAACATCAAAAGAGAATATATTGAATTCAGTTGTAAATGAGTCAGTAAGTAGAACTTTATCAAGAACTACACTTACATCTTTAACAACATTTTTTGTTGTTGCAACACTATTTGCATTTGGTGGAGAGATTATCCATGGATTTGCATTTACAATGCTTGTAGGTATTATAGTTGGTACATATTCATCTATTTTCATCGCTGCATCATTCTTAGTTCAATTAAAATTCTCAATTGCTAACTTTAGAGAAAAAGAAGCTGAGAAAGTTAAGAGACAGAAAGAGAAAGAGAAGATTAGAGCAATGTATGAAAAAGGAACAGTCTGA
- a CDS encoding polymer-forming cytoskeletal protein, with protein MGIFGKANKRTVQNGATVIAHGTCIIGGITTEGSVHIDGKFEGVILEADMISIGKTGEVIGDIKANNLIVSGLLDGKIDCNQVQILSEGKVIGNMKYNELVIEEDGKFEGQGIRKGSNLTSKYDEVENKINNIILSPAQQIEHGPKNS; from the coding sequence ATGGGAATCTTTGGTAAGGCTAATAAACGAACAGTCCAAAATGGTGCAACAGTAATAGCACATGGAACTTGTATTATTGGTGGTATAACTACAGAGGGAAGTGTACATATTGATGGTAAATTTGAAGGTGTTATATTAGAAGCTGATATGATTTCTATTGGTAAAACAGGAGAAGTTATTGGTGATATAAAAGCAAATAACTTGATTGTAAGTGGTCTACTTGATGGGAAAATAGATTGTAATCAAGTACAAATATTATCTGAAGGTAAGGTAATAGGGAATATGAAATATAACGAGTTGGTTATTGAAGAGGATGGAAAATTTGAAGGGCAAGGGATTAGAAAAGGTTCTAATCTAACGAGTAAATATGATGAAGTTGAAAACAAAATCAATAATATTATACTTAGTCCTGCACAACAAATAGAACATGGCCCAAAAAATTCATGA
- a CDS encoding Mur ligase family protein, translating to MINFKFASLNEVLSHKTMYYEKIDYSIVSKSWQILSKYLKLPYIIHIIGTNGKGSTGRFLAHYLQKKSYKTVHYSSPHILKFNERIWINGKDSTDFDLNFANKKLQDYLPLNLLEKLTYFEYTTLLALILSDGVDYLVFEAGLGGEFDATNVVPSDLSLVTTIDIDHQSFLGNTIEEIAKTKMRSADNKMLIGYQIHQEVYDIALVVKKELKEEFGRDIKINKVEKFDLSALTKYPLFLQRNLCLVIKALEELSIAIDFRLFDDVKLLGRCQKISDNITVDVGHNPLAAKSLLEEFKNKKIVLIYNSYKDKDYKTVLNILKPIIKEIIILDIDDKRIVNKNDLLEICEKLNIIINTNSKIRKDEKYLVFGSFLVVEKFLKSLEIDER from the coding sequence ATGATTAATTTTAAATTTGCCTCTTTAAATGAGGTTTTAAGTCATAAGACTATGTATTATGAAAAAATAGATTATTCTATTGTAAGTAAATCATGGCAAATTTTGTCAAAATATTTAAAGCTTCCATATATAATTCATATCATAGGAACTAATGGTAAAGGTTCAACAGGAAGATTTTTAGCTCATTATTTACAAAAAAAATCTTATAAAACTGTACATTATAGTTCTCCACATATTTTAAAATTCAATGAAAGAATTTGGATAAATGGCAAAGACAGTACAGATTTTGATTTAAATTTTGCCAATAAAAAATTGCAAGATTATTTACCATTAAATCTATTAGAAAAACTTACATATTTTGAATATACAACTTTATTAGCATTGATTCTAAGTGATGGAGTTGATTATTTGGTTTTTGAAGCAGGTTTAGGTGGTGAATTTGATGCAACAAATGTTGTACCTAGTGATTTGTCATTAGTTACAACAATTGATATAGATCATCAAAGTTTTTTAGGTAACACTATAGAAGAGATAGCTAAGACTAAAATGCGTTCAGCTGATAACAAAATGTTAATCGGTTATCAAATCCATCAAGAAGTTTATGATATAGCTTTAGTTGTTAAAAAGGAGCTAAAAGAAGAGTTTGGAAGAGATATTAAAATCAATAAAGTTGAAAAATTTGATTTATCAGCTTTAACAAAATATCCATTATTTCTTCAAAGAAATCTTTGCTTAGTAATAAAAGCATTAGAGGAATTATCTATAGCTATAGATTTTAGGTTATTTGATGATGTTAAGCTTTTGGGAAGATGTCAAAAAATATCAGATAATATTACAGTTGATGTTGGACATAACCCTTTAGCAGCTAAATCTTTATTAGAAGAGTTTAAAAATAAAAAAATTGTATTGATTTATAATTCTTACAAAGATAAAGATTATAAAACAGTATTAAATATTTTAAAACCTATCATAAAAGAGATAATAATTTTAGATATTGATGATAAAAGAATAGTAAATAAAAATGATTTATTAGAAATTTGTGAAAAATTGAATATAATAATTAATACTAATTCAAAAATAAGAAAAGATGAAAAATATTTAGTTTTTGGTTCTTTCTTGGTTGTAGAAAAATTTTTAAAAAGTTTGGAAATTGATGAAAGATAG
- the lptE gene encoding LPS assembly lipoprotein LptE, whose amino-acid sequence MKSSRILLFCLFIFIITGCGYKPATYYTKKELSGNIFVNLNINLEDPRNIVIIKDTMNEILVHRLDLKIVDDPSIADTILTLTLDSVSMALVQTDADGYSNVYRATVKIGVIYDKNGQKRSFTVNGHNDINIDSGAIITDTNRFQGIRAAANKALDEVVSKLAINSFKEND is encoded by the coding sequence ATGAAATCAAGTCGAATACTATTATTTTGTTTATTTATTTTTATAATTACAGGGTGTGGATATAAACCAGCTACTTATTATACAAAAAAAGAGTTATCTGGTAATATTTTTGTAAACCTTAATATTAATTTAGAAGACCCACGAAACATAGTTATTATAAAAGATACAATGAATGAAATATTAGTTCATAGACTTGACCTAAAGATTGTTGATGATCCAAGTATTGCTGATACAATTTTAACTTTAACTCTTGATTCTGTATCAATGGCTTTAGTTCAGACAGATGCTGATGGTTATAGTAACGTATATAGAGCTACAGTTAAAATTGGAGTTATATATGATAAGAATGGACAAAAGAGAAGTTTTACAGTTAATGGACACAATGACATAAATATTGATTCAGGAGCTATAATTACTGACACAAATAGATTCCAAGGTATTAGAGCAGCAGCTAATAAAGCATTAGATGAAGTTGTATCAAAATTAGCAATCAATTCATTTAAAGAAAATGATTAA
- the yajC gene encoding preprotein translocase subunit YajC: MEGQSADLLSSLLPLVALFAIFYFLIIRPQQKQAKQHKEMIAGLKKGDKIVTNGGLMVEITKAEEDFFVVKNHDNTEMKLAKEFVAKLLD; encoded by the coding sequence ATGGAAGGTCAAAGTGCAGATTTATTAAGCTCATTATTACCTCTTGTTGCATTGTTTGCTATTTTTTATTTTTTAATTATCAGACCGCAACAAAAACAGGCTAAACAGCATAAAGAAATGATTGCTGGTCTTAAAAAAGGTGATAAGATTGTAACAAATGGTGGCTTAATGGTAGAAATTACAAAAGCAGAGGAAGATTTTTTTGTAGTTAAAAATCATGATAACACTGAAATGAAACTTGCAAAAGAGTTTGTTGCAAAACTTTTAGACTAA
- a CDS encoding peptidoglycan DD-metalloendopeptidase family protein has translation MKDRLIITISDVHSTKAFNVHQIIKQVILIIVLIVLLIMGGAFWFITELNHRMDNLKEQKEKEIDLKEKEISVLVEKEKKLQAQNQFYSLQIKGKVRDIEALSSKLDHIEEMIGLRNDNEKKEQITQETLKSINDKIKMFMLTTIPSGSPLKDTTITSRFGYRIHPVTKKKKFHRGIDLRAKRKTEVFATADGVVSFARASNYGDFGRVIKIRHNFGFETVYAHLNKTLVKTGDIIRKNQVIGLSGNSGRSTAPHLHYEVKYGEKILNPREFIKWQLGNYYGIFNKERRVQWESLVRLINEQSKMVQQ, from the coding sequence ATGAAAGATAGATTGATAATAACCATCTCAGATGTGCATAGTACTAAAGCTTTTAATGTACATCAAATTATTAAACAAGTGATTTTAATAATTGTTTTAATTGTCTTACTTATTATGGGTGGTGCATTTTGGTTTATTACTGAACTTAATCATAGAATGGATAATTTAAAAGAGCAAAAAGAAAAAGAGATTGATTTAAAAGAAAAAGAGATCTCGGTACTTGTAGAAAAAGAAAAGAAGTTACAAGCTCAAAATCAATTTTATTCTTTACAAATTAAAGGTAAAGTAAGAGATATAGAAGCATTAAGTTCAAAGTTAGATCATATTGAAGAGATGATCGGTCTAAGAAATGATAATGAGAAAAAAGAGCAGATTACACAAGAAACATTAAAATCAATTAATGATAAAATTAAAATGTTTATGTTAACCACAATACCTAGTGGTTCTCCTCTTAAAGATACAACAATTACTTCTAGGTTTGGTTACAGAATACACCCTGTAACTAAAAAGAAAAAATTTCATAGAGGGATTGATTTAAGAGCAAAAAGAAAAACTGAGGTTTTTGCTACAGCTGATGGGGTTGTTAGTTTTGCAAGAGCATCAAATTATGGAGATTTTGGTAGAGTAATTAAGATTCGACATAATTTTGGGTTTGAAACTGTGTATGCACATTTAAATAAGACACTTGTAAAAACAGGTGATATTATAAGAAAAAACCAAGTTATAGGTTTAAGTGGAAATAGTGGAAGAAGTACAGCACCACATTTACATTATGAAGTAAAATATGGTGAGAAAATTCTAAATCCTAGGGAGTTTATAAAATGGCAACTTGGGAACTATTATGGTATTTTTAATAAGGAGAGGAGAGTTCAATGGGAATCTTTGGTAAGGCTAATAAACGAACAGTCCAAAATGGTGCAACAGTAA